A window of the Arachis duranensis cultivar V14167 chromosome 5, aradu.V14167.gnm2.J7QH, whole genome shotgun sequence genome harbors these coding sequences:
- the LOC107487878 gene encoding probable NAD(P)H dehydrogenase (quinone) FQR1-like 2 codes for MGKGGGCVPSKKKVPHVAGDSPSSATAGTSRTAPIQRDDTSADDTTEIAQASSSEVVAAATGMARLRIFIVFYSMYGHVEGLARRLKKGVDGVEGVEGVLYRVPETLSTEILQQMRAPPKDDGIPVITAEELAAADGVLFGFPTRYGSMAAQMKAFFDSTGQLWKEQKLAGKPAGFFVSTGTQGGGQETTAWTAITQLAHHGMLFVPIGYTFGPGMFKMESIRGGSPYGAGVYAGDGTREPSETELALAEHQGKYMALVVKRLNR; via the exons ATGGGGAAAGGAGGAGGTTGCGTTCCCAGTAAGAAGAAGGTGCCGCATGTTGCCGGTGACTCTCCCTCCTCCGCCACTGCCGGAACATCCCGGACCGCGCCGATCCAACGTGACGACACCTCCGCCGACGACACTACCGAAATCGCCCAAGCGTCGTCGTCTGAGGTGGTCGCCGCCGCTACCGGCATGGCGAGGCTGAGGATCTTCATCGTGTTTTATTCAATGTACGGACACGTGGAAGGCCTAGCGAGGAGGCTGAAGAAGGGCGTGGACGGCGTTGAGGGCGTAGAAGGGGTTCTTTACAGGGTGCCGGAGACGCTCTCGACGGAGATTCTTCAGCAGATGAGGGCGCCGCCCAAAGACGATGGCATACCTGTGATAACGGCAGAGGAGCTGGCGGCGGCGGACGGGGTGCTGTTCGGGTTTCCGACGAGGTACGGGAGCATGGCGGCGCAGATGAAGGCTTTCTTTGACTCCACCGGTCAGCTGTGGAAGGAGCAGAAGCTCGCCGGAAAACCCGCAGGGTTCTTCGTCAGCACTGGCACTCAAGGAGGAGGTCAAGAAACCACTGC ATGGACGGCAATCACACAGCTGGCACACCATGGAATGCTGTTTGTTCCTATTGGATATACATTTGGACCTGGAATGTTCAAGATGGAATCCATTAGAGGGGGTTCGCCTTATGGTGCCGGAGTGTATGCCGGTGATGGCACAAGGGAGCCAAGTGAAACAGAGCTCGCACTTGCAGAGCATCAGGGCAAGTATATGGCTCTTGTGGTCAAGCGGCTCAACAGATGA